One genomic segment of Pseudorca crassidens isolate mPseCra1 chromosome X, mPseCra1.hap1, whole genome shotgun sequence includes these proteins:
- the MED12 gene encoding mediator of RNA polymerase II transcription subunit 12 isoform X4 translates to MAAFGILSYEHRPLKRPRLGPPDVYPQDPKQKEDELTALNVKQGFNNQPAVSGDEHGSAKNVNFNPAKISSNFSSIIAEKLRCNTLPDTGRRKPQVNQKDNFWLVTARSQSAINTWFTDLAGTKPLTQLAKKVPIFSKKEEVFGYLAKYTVPVMRAAWLIKMTCAYYAAITETKVKKRHVIDPFMEWTQIITKYLWEQLQKMAEYYRPGPSGSGGCGSTIGPLPHDVEVAIRQWDYNEKLAMFMFQDGMLDRHEFLTWVLECFEKIRPGEDELLKLLLPLLLRYSGEFVQSAYLSRRLAYFCTRRLALQLDGMSSHSSHVMSAQSTSTLPTTPAPQPPTSSTPSTPFSDLLMCPQHRPLVFGLSCILQTILLCCPSALVWHYSLTDSRIKTGSPLDHLPIAPSNLPMPEGNSAFTQQVRAKLREIEQQIKERGQAVEVRWSFDKCQEATAGFTIGRVLHTLEVLDSHSFERSDFSNSLDSLCNRIFGLGPSKDGHEISSDDDAVVSLLCEWAVSCKRSGRHRAMVVAKLLEKRQAEIEAERCGESEAADEKGSIASGSLSAPSAPIFQDVLLQFLDTQAPMLTDPRSESERVEFFNLVLLFCELIRHDVFSHNMYTCTLISRGDLAFGAPGPRPPSPFDDPADDPERKEAEGSSSSKLEDPGLSESMDIDPSSSVLFEDMEKPDFSLFSPTMPCEGKGSPSPEKPDVEKEVKPPPKEKLEGTLGVLYDQPRHVQYATHFPIPQEESCSHECNQRLVVLFGVGKQRDDARHAIKKITKDILKVLNRKGTAETDQLAPIVPLNPGDLTFLGGEDGQKRRRNRPEAFPTAEDIFAKFQHLSHYDQHQVTAQVSRNVLEQITSFALGMSYHLPLVQHVQFIFDLMEYSLSISGLIDFAIQLLNELSVVEAELLLKSSDLVGSYTTSLCLCIVAVLRHYHACLILNQDQMAQVFEGLCGVVKHGMNRSDGSSAERCILAYLYDLYTSCSHLKSKFGELFSDFCSKVKNTIYCNVEPSESNMRWAPEFMIDTLENPAAHTFTYTGLGKSLSENPANRYSFVCNALMHVCVGHHDPDRVNDIAILCAELTGYCKSLSAEWLGVLKALCCSSNNGTCGFNDLLCNVDVSDLSFHDSLATFVAILIARQCLLLEDLIRCAAIPSLLNAACSEQDSEPGARLTCRILLHLFKTPQLNPCQSDGTVSPDKPTVGIRSSCDRHLLAASQNRIVDGAVFAVLKAVFVLGDAELKGSGFTVTGGTEELPEEEGGGGSGGRRQGGRNISVETASLDVYAKYVLRSICQQEWVGERCLKSLCEDSNDLQDPVLSSAQAQRLMQLICYPHRLLDNEDGENPQRQRIKRILQNLDQWTMRQSSLELQLMIKQTPNNEMNSLLENIAKATIEVFQQSAETGSSSGNTASNMPSSSKTKPVLSSLERSGVWLVAPLIAKLPTSVQGHVLKAAGEELEKGQHLGSSSRKERDRQKQKSMSLLSQQPFLSLVLTCLKGQDEQREGLLTSLYSQVHQIVNNWRDDQYLDDCKPKQLMHEALKLRLNLVGGMFDTVQRSTQQTTEWAVLLLEIIISGTVDMQSNNELFTTVLDMLSVLINGTLAADMSSISQGSMEENKRAYMNLVKKLRKELGERQSDSLEKVRQLLPLPKQTRDVITCEPQGSLIDTKGNKIAGFDSIFKKEGLQVSTKQKISPWDLFEGLKPSAPLSWGWFGTVRVDRRVARGEEQQRLLLYHTHLRPRPRAYYLEPLPLPPEDEEPPAPALLEPEKKAPEPPKTDKPGAAPPSTEERKKKSTKGKKRSQPAAKTEPSPLPPVPFTQDYGMGPGRSGPYGVTVPPDLLHHTNPGSISHLSYRQGSIGLYTQNQPLPAGGPRVDPYRPVRLPMQKLPTRPPYPGVLPTTMTGVMGLEPSSYKTSVYRQQQPAVPQGQRLRQQLQQSQGMLGQSSVHQMTPSSSYGLQTSQGYTPYVSHVGLQQHTGPAGTMVPPSYSSQPYQSTHSSTNPTLVDPTRHLQQRPSGYVHQQAPTYGHGLTSTQRFSHQTLQQTPMIGTMTPLGAQGVQAGVRSASILPEQQQQQQQQQQQQQQQQQQQQQQQQQQYHIRQQQQQQILRQQQQQQQQQQQQQQQQQQQQQQQQQQQQQQQAHQQQQQQAAPPQPQPQSQPQFQRQGLQQTQQQQQTAALVRQLQQQLSNTQPQPSTNIFGRY, encoded by the exons AATGGACTCAGATCATCACCAAGTACTTATGGGAGCAGCTGCAAAAGATGGCTGAATACTACCGGCCAGGGCCTTCCGGAAGTGGGGGCTGTGGTTCTACTATAGGGCCCTTGCCCCATGATGTAGAGGTGGCAATCCGGCAGTGGGACTACAATGAGAAGCTAGCCATGTTCATGTTTCAG GACGGAATGCTGGACAGACATGAGTTCCTGACCTGGGTACTTGAGTGTTTTGAGAAAATCCGCCCTGGAGAGGATGAATTGCTTAAACTGCTGCTGCCCCTGCTGCTTCGA TACTCTGGGGAATTCGTTCAGTCTGCATACCTCTCCCGCCGCCTTGCCTACTTCTGTACGCGGAGACTGGCCCTGCAGCTGGATGGCATGAGCAGTCACTCATCTCATGTGATGTCTGCTCAGTCAACAAGCACACTGCCCACGACCCCTGCTCCTCAGCCCCCAACTAGCAGCACACCCTCTACACCCTTTAGTGACCTGCTTATGTGCCCTCAGCACCGGCCCCTAGTTTTTGGCCTCAGCTGTATCCTTCAG ACCATCCTCCTGTGTTGTCCTAGTGCCCTGGTTTGGCACTACTCACTGACTGATAGCCGAATCAAGACTGGCTCACCACTTGACCACCTGCCTATTGCCCCCTCCAACCTGCCCATGCCAGAGGGCAACAGTGCCTTCACTCAGCAG GTCCGTGCAAAGTTGCGGGAGATTGAGCAGCAGATCAAGGAGCGAGGACAGGCCGTTGAGGTTCGCTGGTCTTTTGATAAGTGCCAAGAAGCTACTGCAG GCTTCACCATTGGACGGGTGCTCCATACTTTGGAAGTGCTGGACAGCCATAGTTTTGAGCGCTCTGACTTCAGCAACTCTCTTGATTCCCTCTGTAATCGAATCTTTGGATTGGGGCCTAGCAAGGATGGGCACGAG ATCTCCTCAGATGATGATGCTGTGGTATCATTACTGTGTGAATGGGCTGTCAGCTGCAAGCGCTCTGGTCGTCATCGTGCGATGGTGGTAGCCAAGCTGCTGGAGAAGAGACAGGCAGAGATTGAGGCTGAG CGTTGTGGAGAATCGGAAGCCGCAGATGAGAAGGGTTCCATAGCCTCTGGCTCCCTTTCTGCTCCTAGTGCTCCCATTTTCCAGGATGTCCTCCTGCAGTTTCTGGATACACAGGCTCCCATGCTGA CGGACCCCCGAAGTGAGAGTGAGCGAGTGGAGTTCTTTAACTTGGTACTGCTTTTCTGTGAACTGATTCGACATGATGTTTTCTCCCACAACATGTACACTTGCACCCTCATCTCCCGAGGGGACCTTGCCTTCGGAGCCCCTGGTCCCCGGCCTCCCTCTCCCTTTGATGACCCTGCCGATGACCCTGAGCGCAAAGAGGCtgagggcagcagcagcagcaagctGGAG GATCCAGGCCTCTCGGAGTCTATGGACATCGACCCTAGCTCCAGTGTGCTCTTTGAGGACATGGAGAAGCCTGATTTCTCA TTGTTCTCCCCCACTATGCCCTGTGAGGGGAAAGGCAGTCCATCCCCTGAGAAACCAGATGTTGAGAAGGAGGTGAAGCCCCCACCCAAGGAGAAGCTAGAAGGGACCCTTGGGGTTCTTTATGACCAGCCGCGGCATGTGCAGTATGCCACGCACTTTCCCATCCCCCAG GAGGAGTCATGCAGCCATGAGTGCAACCAGCGGTTGGTCGTACTGTTTGGGGTGGGAAAGCAGCGAGATGATGCCCGCCATGCCATCAAGAAAATTACCAAGGATATCCTGAAGGTTCTGAACCGCAAAGGGACAGCGGAAACTG ACCAGCTTGCTCCTATTGTGCCTCTGAATCCTGGAGACCTGACATTCTTAG GTGGGGAGGATGGGCAGAAGCGGCGGCGCAACCGGCCTGAAGCCTTCCCCACTGCCGAGGATATCTTTGCTAAGTTCCAGCACCTTTCACATTATGACCAACACCAGGTCACAGCTCAG GTCTCCCGGAATGTTCTGGAGCAGATCACGAGCTTTGCCCTTGGCATGTCGTACCACTTGCCTCTGGTGCAGCATGTGCAGTTCATCTTCGACCTCATGGAATATTCACTCAGCATCAGTGGCCTCATCGACTTTGCCATTCAG CTACTGAATGAACTGAGTGTAGTTGAGGCCGAGTTGCTTCTCAAATCCTCGGATCTGGTGGGCAGCTACACCACCAGCCTGTGCCTGTGCATCGTGGCTGTCCTGCGGCACTATCACGCCTGCCTCATCCTcaaccaggaccagatggcacaGGTCTTTGAGGG GCTGTGTGGCGTAGTCAAGCATGGGATGAACCGGTCCGATGGCTCCTCCGCAGAACGCTGTATCCTTGCTTATCTCTATGATCTGTACACCTCCTGTAGCCATTTAAAGAGCAAATTTGGGGAGCTCTTCAG CGACTTCTGCTCCAAGGTGAAGAACACCATCTACTGCAACGTGGAGCCGTCAGAATCCAACATGCGCTGGGCACCTGAGTTCATGATTGACACTCTGGAGAACCCTGCCGCTCACACCTTCACCTACACAGGGCTAGGCAAGAGTCTTAGTGAGAACCCTGCTAACCGCTACAGCTTTGTCTGCAATGCCCTTATGCACGTCTGTGTGGGGCACCATGATCCCGATAG GGTGAATGACATCGCAATCCTGTGTGCAGAGCTGACCGGCTATTGCAAGTCACTGAGTGCAGAGTGGCTGGGAGTGCTTAAGGCCTTGTGCTGCTCCTCTAACAATGGCACTTGTGGTTTCAACGACCTCCTCTGCAATGTAGAT GTCAGTGACCTGTCTTTTCACGACTCCCTGGCCACTTTTGTTGCCATCCTCATCGCTCGGCAGTGTTTGCTCCTGGAGGATCTGATTCGCTGTGCAGCCATCCCTTCGCTTCTTAATGCTG CTTGCAGTGAACAGGACTCTGAGCCGGGGGCCCGGCTTACCTGCCGCATCCTCCTCCACCTTTTCAAGACACCTCAACTCAATCCTTGCCAGTCGGACGGAA CTGTCTCCCCAGACAAGCCTACGGTAGGAATCCGCTCCTCCTGTGACCGCCACCTGCTGGCTGCCTCCCAGAACCGCATTGTGGATGGAGCTGTGTTTGCTGTTCTCAAGGCTGTGTTTGTACTTG GGGATGCGGAACTGAAGGGTTCAGGCTTCACTGTGACAGGAGGAACAGAAGAACttccagaggaggagggaggaggtggcagtGGCGGTCGGAGGCAGGGTGGCCGCAACATCTCTGTGGAGACAGCCAGTCTGGATGTCTATGCCAAGTACGTGCTACGCAGCATCTGCCAGCAG GAATGGGTAGGAGAACGTTGCCTTAAATCGCTGTGTGAGGACAGCAATGACTTGCAAGACCCAGTGTTGAGTAGCGCCCAGGCCCAGCGCCTCATGCAGCTCATCTGCTACCCACATCGGCTGCTGGACAATGAGGATGGGGAAAACCCCCAGCGGCAACGCATTAAGCGTATTCTCCAG AACTTGGACCAGTGGACCATGCGCCAGTCTTCCTTGGAGCTGCAGCTCATGATCAAGCAGACCCCTAACAAT GAGATGAACTCCCTCTTAGAGAACATCGCCAAGGCCACAATCGAGGTTTTCCAACAGTCTGCAGAGACAGGGTCGTCTTCTGGAAACACTGCAAGCAACATGCCCAGCAGCAGCAAGACCAAGCCCGTGCTCAG CTCCCTAGAGCGCTCTGGTGTATGGCTGGTGGCTCCTCTCATTGCCAAACTGCCCACCTCAGTCCAGGGGCATGTGTTAAAGGCTGCTGGGGAAGAATTGGAGAAGGGCCAGCACCTGGGTTCCTCTTCGCGCAAAGAACGCGATCGACAAAAGCAAAAGAG CATGTCCCTGTTGAGCCAGCAGCCCTTCTTATCCCTGGTGCTGACGTGTCTGAAGGGTCAGGACGAGCAGCGCGAGGGACTCCTTACCTCCCTCTACAGCCAGGTCCACCAG ATTGTGAATAATTGGAGAGATGACCAGTACTTAGACGATTGCAAGCCAAAGCAGCTAATGCATGAGGCGCTCAAACTGCGGCTCAACCTG GTGGGGGGCATGTTTGACACGGTGCAGCGCAGCACCCAGCAGACCACGGAGTGGGCTGTGCTCCTCCTGGAGATCATCATCAGCGGCACTGTCGACATGCAGTCCAACAA TGAGCTCTTCACCACCGTCTTGGACATGCTGAGCGTGCTCATCAATGGGACCCTAGCTGCGGACATGTCCAGCATCTCCCAGGGCAGCATGGAGGAAAACAAACGTGCCTACATGAACCTGGTGAAGAAGCTGCGG AAGGAGTTGGGGGAGCGCCAGTCAGACAGTCTGGAAAAAGTTCGCCAGCTGCTGCCGCTGCCCAAGCAGACCCGAGATGTCATCACATGTGAGCCGCAGGGCTCCCTTATCGACACCAAAGGCAACAAGATCGCCGGCTTCGACTCCATCTTCAAGAAGGAG GGTCTACAGGTTTCCACCAAACAAAAGATCTCCCCCTGGGATCTTTTTGAAGGCTTGAAGCCATCAGCACCACTGTCTTGGGGCTGGTTTGGAACAGTCCGGGTGGACCGGCGCGTGGCCCGCGGAGAGGAGCAGCAGCGGCTGCTGCTGTACCACACGCACCTGAGGCCCCGGCCCCGCGCCTATTACCTGGAGCCACTGCCGCTGCCGCCGGAAGATGAggagcccccagcccccgccctgcTGGAGCCTGAGAAAAAGGCTCCAGAGCCCCCCAAAACTGACAAACCTGGGGCCGCTCCCCCCAGCACTGAGGAACGCAAGAAGAAGTCCACCAAGGGCAAGAAACGCAGCCAGCCGGCCGCCAAGACAGAG ccctctccccttcctcctgtgccGTTCACACAGGACTATGGAATGGGCCCAGGCCGGAGTGGCCCCTATGGAGTGACAGTGCCTCCGGACCTCCTGCACCACACCAACCCTGGCTCCATATCCCACCTTAGCTACAGGCAGGGCTCCATAGGCCTCTACACCCAGAACCAGCCACTGCCGGCAG GTGGCCCCCGTGTGGACCCGTACCGCCCTGTGCGGTTACCGATGCAGAAGCTGCCGACCCGACCACCTTACCCTGGAGTGCTGCCCACCACCATGACTGGCGTCATGGGACTGGAACCCTCCTCCTACAAGACGTCTGTGTACCGACAGCAGCAGCCTGCGGTGCCCCAGGGACAGCGCCTTCGCCAACAGCTCCAG CAGAGTCAGGGGATGTTGGGACAGTCATCTGTCCATCAGATGACTCCCAGCTCTTCCTACGGTTTGCAGACCTCCCAG ggCTATACTCCTTACGTTTCTCATGTGGGATTGCAGCAACACACAGGCCCCGCAGGTACCATGGTGCCCCCCAGCTACTCCAGCCAGCCTTATCAGAGCACCCACTCTTCTACCAATCCTACTCTTGTAGATCCTACCCGCCATCTGCAGCAGCGGCCCAGTGGCTATGTGCACCAGCAGGCCCCAACCTACGGACACGGGCTGACCTCTACTCAAAG GTTTTCCCACCAGACACTGCAGCAGACACCCATGATAGGCACTATGACCCCACTAGGCGCCCAGGGTGTCCAGGCTGGCGTCCGGTCGGCTTCCATCCTGcctgagcagcagcagcagcagcagcagcaacagcagcagcagcagcagcagcaacagcagcagcagcagcagcagcagcaacagtacCACAtccggcagcagcagcagcagcagatccTGCGG cagcagcagcagcagcagcagcaacagcagcagcagcagcagcagcagcagcagcagcaacagcagcagcagcagcagcagcagcagcagcaggcacaccagcagcagcagcagcaggcagctcctccccagccccagccccagtcccAGCCCCAG TTCCAGCGCCAGGGGCTTCAGCAGACCCAGCAACAACAGCAGACAGCAGCTTTGGTCCGGCAGCTCCAACAACAGCTCTCCA ATACCCAGCCACAGCCCAGTACCAACATATTTGGACGCTACTGA